A portion of the Desulfonatronovibrio magnus genome contains these proteins:
- a CDS encoding GNAT family N-acetyltransferase, producing the protein MMVPDKHSQASAWAVVPEQLTCYVRSTTQAVPVRFKSCLAYEAADNLILIGYPLQDPLNHQAVQDSLTMAMKSTRADKITLLAACRLGRDVVPDGWVLENAEQSEAASMQDEFLTLSFPCGTLPQKVRNMIRRAAREVSIRQASNLEKDHINLVQLYLKHRILDSGTRLIFRNLERYTEECPGSLVVSAWTADKKLAGFSIGDFTGLETAFYMFSFRDPDAAPPGTADLLLHELLAEGAKRGHRRMNLGLSVNPAIAFFKKKWKAQAFLPYVETTWIRQKRGRLSKLWQRITS; encoded by the coding sequence ATGATGGTACCGGACAAGCATAGCCAGGCTTCGGCATGGGCAGTCGTACCCGAACAACTGACCTGCTATGTGCGCTCAACGACCCAGGCTGTCCCTGTCCGCTTTAAATCCTGCCTGGCTTATGAAGCAGCAGACAACCTCATACTAATCGGCTACCCTTTGCAAGATCCCCTTAATCACCAGGCGGTTCAGGATTCCCTGACCATGGCCATGAAAAGCACCAGAGCTGACAAAATTACTCTGTTGGCCGCCTGCAGACTCGGCCGGGATGTTGTACCCGACGGCTGGGTTTTGGAAAACGCAGAACAATCAGAGGCAGCATCAATGCAGGATGAGTTCCTGACCCTGTCCTTTCCCTGTGGTACATTGCCTCAAAAGGTGCGTAATATGATTCGAAGAGCAGCCCGCGAGGTGAGCATACGCCAGGCTTCGAATCTGGAAAAAGATCATATTAATCTTGTTCAGTTATATCTTAAGCACAGAATTTTAGACTCAGGCACAAGGCTGATTTTTCGAAATTTAGAAAGATACACTGAAGAATGTCCAGGATCGCTGGTGGTATCAGCCTGGACCGCTGACAAAAAGCTGGCCGGTTTTTCCATTGGAGATTTTACAGGACTGGAAACAGCCTTTTATATGTTTTCTTTTCGCGACCCGGATGCAGCGCCACCCGGTACAGCTGATCTGCTGTTACATGAACTGCTGGCAGAAGGAGCAAAGCGGGGGCACAGGCGAATGAATCTGGGGCTAAGCGTAAATCCGGCCATTGCTTTTTTTAAAAAGAAGTGGAAGGCACAGGCCTTTCTGCCATATGTGGAAACCACCTGGATCCGCCAGAAACGCGGCAGGCTTTCTAAGCTCTGGCAGCGGATTACATCATAG
- a CDS encoding c-type heme family protein produces the protein MQEYKNTSSTTELRSESRNSKFFKLSMGFRSRFLVGTGLILLLVCFVSAFVIYYREKSLLEDSAYSKTELVMASIEASRMYIRDELRPKMIERFGEDFFMLEAMSTSYVGRAVMDNLKRNLPEHSYRRVSINARNPDSEANAMERGMLAYFQDNQNQKNWQGLLENKGDAFYMRFKPVYFEHSCMSCHGSPEDAPAELLSLYGTERGFGHYPGELAGVIAVGIPVQSALAAIQEKATSVFLVVFFGVSLFYLTLIVYFNWTVVSNIRGVLNIFREEVDDDSLPEIFDDQDSNDEIEVLSAAAQSMASHLKHTREELKKYAQNLELKVEDRTSALKKSEELLKEKVIIRNKELYTLNSIAELTTQARGLADIWPGALGQILKMMPARGVGIYLLDESTGNLRLKFQQQAQDLPVHVQCLQPDRELKSIDLSSASSNMKKSVCSALKGNMHSFKAAGYGHCLNVPLYCRGKVLGIMSFVRVNYAEILPEQKELLLSIGRQMGIAVESLNGLQKLIQSKELLQSVFDGITDLVILMDKNFRIKMVNKGYIDKFKVEPEDVYDIPCYEAHSGLKTACPHCGLNKVVQTKEPYVSESRCGTGEIYLVHFYPVLDENGELESIIRYARDITDQKKVESRIQHTEKLVAMGQLAAGVAHEINNPLGIILCYIDLLKRQLADFPQGLKDLNIIEKQTLNCKQIVTDLLQFSRGQESTKAFASINHTIEDVIQMFRHQFKKQKIDVSLNLEPDMPHVNFDENKIKQVFVNLVMNACQAIQKNGTISIHSRFENESSQVRLTVRDSGQGMDPEIRKKIFDPFFSTKKTGESTGLGLSVSYGIIQDHGGEIYVSSQPSEWTEFTIIMPVAGN, from the coding sequence GTGCAGGAATACAAAAACACGTCGTCAACCACTGAATTAAGGAGTGAGAGCAGAAATTCTAAATTTTTCAAGCTGTCCATGGGGTTTCGTTCGCGCTTTCTCGTTGGTACAGGCCTGATACTGCTTCTGGTCTGTTTTGTAAGCGCGTTTGTAATTTACTACAGAGAAAAGAGCCTGCTTGAAGATTCTGCCTACTCCAAAACTGAATTGGTCATGGCTTCCATTGAAGCCAGCAGGATGTATATCAGGGATGAGCTCAGGCCCAAAATGATTGAAAGATTTGGAGAAGACTTTTTCATGCTTGAGGCCATGTCTACGTCTTATGTGGGCAGGGCTGTCATGGACAATCTGAAGCGCAACCTTCCTGAACACAGCTATCGCCGTGTTTCCATCAATGCCCGCAATCCAGATTCAGAAGCAAATGCCATGGAAAGGGGCATGCTGGCATACTTTCAGGATAATCAGAATCAGAAAAACTGGCAGGGTCTGCTGGAAAACAAGGGGGATGCCTTTTACATGCGCTTTAAGCCAGTATACTTTGAACATTCCTGCATGAGTTGCCATGGAAGCCCGGAAGACGCTCCTGCAGAACTTTTAAGCCTTTATGGAACTGAAAGAGGATTTGGACATTATCCAGGGGAACTGGCAGGAGTCATCGCTGTAGGCATACCCGTGCAGAGTGCGCTGGCAGCCATACAGGAAAAGGCAACCTCAGTCTTTCTTGTAGTTTTTTTTGGTGTATCTCTTTTTTATCTGACTCTCATTGTTTATTTCAACTGGACAGTTGTCAGTAATATACGTGGAGTACTTAATATTTTTAGAGAAGAGGTTGATGATGACAGCCTGCCTGAAATTTTTGATGACCAGGACTCAAATGATGAGATTGAAGTTCTATCCGCCGCTGCCCAGTCCATGGCCTCTCACCTTAAGCACACCCGTGAAGAATTAAAAAAGTATGCACAGAATTTGGAACTTAAAGTAGAGGACAGGACGAGTGCTTTGAAGAAATCTGAAGAGCTACTCAAAGAGAAGGTGATCATAAGAAATAAGGAATTGTATACATTAAACAGTATTGCTGAGTTGACCACTCAGGCTAGAGGACTTGCTGACATCTGGCCTGGCGCACTGGGTCAGATCTTGAAAATGATGCCGGCCAGGGGGGTTGGTATTTACCTTCTTGATGAATCTACTGGAAACCTGCGGCTGAAGTTTCAACAGCAAGCCCAGGACTTGCCTGTGCATGTTCAATGCTTACAGCCTGACAGAGAATTGAAGTCCATTGACTTAAGCTCCGCCAGCAGCAACATGAAAAAATCAGTCTGTAGCGCTCTGAAAGGAAACATGCACAGCTTCAAAGCTGCCGGGTATGGTCACTGCTTGAATGTTCCTCTCTATTGCAGAGGCAAGGTTCTGGGAATTATGAGTTTTGTTCGAGTGAATTATGCGGAAATATTACCTGAGCAAAAAGAATTGCTACTGTCCATTGGCCGGCAAATGGGCATTGCCGTGGAAAGTCTCAATGGACTGCAGAAACTTATCCAAAGCAAAGAACTGTTGCAGTCGGTTTTTGACGGCATTACTGACCTGGTCATACTCATGGATAAAAACTTCCGCATCAAAATGGTTAATAAAGGATATATTGACAAGTTTAAGGTTGAGCCGGAAGACGTTTACGATATACCGTGCTATGAGGCACACTCCGGACTCAAGACCGCCTGCCCGCATTGTGGCTTGAACAAGGTTGTCCAGACTAAAGAACCTTATGTCAGCGAGTCACGATGCGGAACAGGAGAAATATATCTCGTGCACTTCTATCCTGTCTTAGACGAGAACGGCGAGTTGGAAAGTATAATTCGCTATGCAAGAGATATCACAGACCAGAAAAAAGTAGAAAGCAGGATTCAACATACTGAAAAACTTGTGGCTATGGGTCAGCTGGCTGCAGGAGTTGCTCATGAGATAAACAACCCTCTCGGCATTATATTGTGCTATATTGATCTGCTCAAAAGACAGCTTGCAGACTTCCCTCAGGGACTTAAAGATCTGAACATAATTGAAAAACAAACTCTTAACTGCAAACAAATAGTTACAGACCTGCTGCAGTTTTCCAGAGGCCAGGAAAGCACCAAGGCATTTGCATCAATAAATCATACCATTGAGGACGTTATTCAGATGTTCAGGCATCAGTTCAAGAAGCAGAAAATTGATGTATCGCTTAATCTTGAGCCAGATATGCCCCATGTAAATTTTGACGAAAATAAAATCAAGCAGGTTTTTGTAAACCTTGTTATGAATGCATGTCAGGCAATCCAGAAAAATGGGACTATATCCATCCATTCCAGGTTTGAAAATGAATCATCTCAAGTGAGATTGACCGTTCGTGACAGCGGTCAGGGGATGGACCCTGAGATCAGAAAAAAGATTTTTGATCCATTTTTCAGTACCAAAAAGACAGGGGAGAGCACAGGTCTGGGTTTATCTGTAAGCTATGGCATCATTCAGGATCATGGTGGGGAAATATATGTCAGCAGTCAACCATCTGAGTGGACTGAGTTTACAATAATCATGCCTGTTGCCGGTAATTAA
- a CDS encoding NF038143 family protein: MPLNLQEKFDAIHAQEEQFAYRLAKDVVKKPEASAWMILVPILFVHHVMKIGDYKEGVRSFAKNILSSKEKALKLAHLELQSGTAQSGSSQDYFSDVKLDTHEEKALAEKQVKIIQYLQQHYLTMLRQSGSTFEELIRNAYKTQGEYRRFLNNLTELEKDANQYLVDNFQKDEEYKILLRKIEEQTEALREEELSFFFNNEK; encoded by the coding sequence ATGCCTTTAAACCTACAGGAAAAATTTGATGCCATTCATGCTCAGGAAGAGCAATTCGCCTACAGGCTGGCCAAAGATGTAGTCAAAAAGCCGGAAGCTTCAGCCTGGATGATCCTCGTGCCCATACTTTTCGTACACCATGTCATGAAAATCGGAGATTACAAAGAAGGGGTGCGCTCCTTTGCTAAAAATATCCTGAGCAGCAAAGAAAAAGCTTTGAAACTGGCGCATCTCGAATTGCAATCAGGAACAGCCCAGTCTGGATCATCTCAGGACTATTTCTCAGATGTCAAGCTTGACACCCACGAGGAAAAGGCACTGGCCGAAAAGCAGGTCAAGATAATTCAATATCTTCAGCAGCACTACCTGACAATGCTCAGACAGTCAGGAAGCACATTTGAAGAGCTCATAAGGAACGCTTACAAGACTCAAGGAGAATATAGACGCTTTCTGAATAATCTAACTGAGCTTGAGAAGGATGCTAATCAGTACCTGGTAGATAATTTTCAGAAAGATGAAGAGTATAAGATACTGCTTAGAAAAATTGAAGAGCAGACTGAAGCTTTGCGGGAAGAAGAACTTTCTTTTTTCTTTAATAATGAAAAATAG
- a CDS encoding NF038143 family protein → MNAAKSKILKAQYKALISEEERFAARVVYLMRATRDHPWWHLLIPFKFLFEYLARKKETRKFTEQHMRFKMIALDGAYMCAETGEENQSRQKMQSQFRDFWLHELKMESGRVYELLSDLLEKMFDHYLLLFNTGEKNHAAMAIKAYSQLDDYRQFLQELDRLENEINEQLHQDLTDGDVGQETHKRQKAVRKVRERYLREIF, encoded by the coding sequence ATGAATGCTGCAAAGTCCAAAATTCTCAAAGCGCAATACAAGGCCTTGATTTCAGAGGAGGAAAGATTCGCTGCCCGAGTGGTTTACCTTATGCGGGCCACGCGTGATCATCCATGGTGGCACCTGCTCATTCCGTTTAAGTTTTTATTTGAGTATTTGGCTCGAAAAAAAGAAACCCGCAAGTTTACTGAGCAGCATATGCGCTTCAAAATGATTGCCTTAGATGGAGCTTATATGTGCGCTGAAACTGGTGAAGAAAATCAGTCAAGACAAAAAATGCAGAGCCAGTTCAGAGATTTCTGGCTCCATGAATTGAAAATGGAATCCGGCAGGGTTTATGAGCTTTTAAGCGACCTGTTGGAAAAAATGTTTGATCATTACCTTCTGCTTTTCAATACCGGGGAAAAAAATCATGCAGCCATGGCTATCAAAGCCTACAGCCAACTTGATGACTACCGGCAGTTTCTACAAGAGCTTGATAGGCTGGAAAATGAAATTAATGAACAATTGCATCAAGATTTGACTGATGGTGATGTTGGTCAAGAAACACATAAAAGGCAAAAAGCTGTCAGAAAGGTTCGCGAAAGGTACCTGAGGGAAATATTCTAA
- a CDS encoding NF038143 family protein — MSESFQKNQQIILDYERKFASELAVKVVEKPALTIWRIIMPLLLIYHAVKLKEYKQDISIFTQGVMKSKLLALGSAYNELRSNLPSHDYLHSLEVGEDSTTPNMKLFITRQKAEVELIKSHYKKLLKSSGTDYESLLRNVYKNRGQYRNYLLKLEKTEQDIQDSILKIHHPGSVAREMSLSMQLALKEMRKEEIKRVFG; from the coding sequence ATGTCTGAAAGTTTTCAAAAAAATCAACAGATCATCCTGGATTATGAACGCAAATTTGCTTCAGAGCTTGCAGTGAAGGTTGTGGAAAAGCCGGCACTGACCATTTGGCGCATTATCATGCCTTTGCTTCTAATTTATCATGCTGTAAAGCTCAAGGAGTATAAACAGGATATCAGCATTTTCACTCAGGGAGTAATGAAGTCAAAGCTGCTGGCTCTTGGATCAGCATACAATGAACTTCGTTCCAACCTCCCGAGCCATGATTATCTACATTCCTTAGAGGTGGGGGAAGACAGCACCACCCCCAACATGAAACTATTCATCACTCGCCAGAAAGCAGAAGTGGAGCTAATTAAAAGTCATTATAAAAAGCTTTTGAAAAGTTCCGGCACTGACTATGAAAGTCTTTTGAGGAATGTATATAAAAATCGTGGTCAATACAGAAATTATCTGCTTAAACTTGAAAAGACTGAACAGGATATTCAGGACAGTATTTTGAAAATCCATCATCCAGGCTCAGTAGCAAGGGAAATGTCCCTTTCAATGCAGTTGGCCCTTAAGGAAATGCGAAAAGAGGAAATCAAAAGAGTTTTCGGATAA
- a CDS encoding TraB/GumN family protein, translating to MKDYLPLNDKDFEMILEKARVPEHSVRFMAAMSGGQPFLEGPYLFFHAEDWLLAVGYPIQDPESSYCPDEFDKALIKARRKAKAQACWAICPSLPERIQEFLVDKDQFYTLTVGESVPSKLSRLCEKGAAQLTFETGKEFTSAHRRLWAEFTGRVPLKPNVRELYARTEDVLAKCPSLMLLNAWDQQGNLSACLLLDTGPKDFVSYLLGAHSKEYYLPYASDMLFGEMIKLSAEYNKKYIHLGLGVNEGITRFKTKWGGQPDLSYEMAEWTEPANFTDDLSDMMRSVAQMPHVSMTREQFWDSLPPQRPFTLVWELEKDGRKSWIGGTAHFFCYSFASSLSRLFEKVDTVIFEGPLDQDSLDGVAQTGKSPDQDSPRLIKFMTPDEIKKLDRVVCGPRGFWARMLGTEDPNPADAGYYLADTRHWFAFFSLWTHFLRRHDWKQSVDLEAWHVAHEMGKEVLSMETIKEQLETLESIPVERITDFFRQCGHWKKYINKNMKAYLKGDLDAMMGTSVEFPSRTDTVIDRRDKVFLERMLPHIRNGRCAVFVGSAHMFNLQGMLSQAGFKVTKLKKV from the coding sequence ATGAAAGATTACCTGCCCTTGAATGATAAAGATTTTGAAATGATTCTGGAAAAGGCCAGAGTTCCTGAACATTCAGTGAGGTTTATGGCTGCAATGTCTGGAGGCCAACCCTTCCTCGAAGGTCCGTACCTTTTTTTTCATGCTGAAGACTGGCTTCTCGCTGTCGGATATCCCATTCAAGACCCTGAAAGTTCATACTGCCCTGATGAATTTGACAAGGCTTTGATCAAAGCCAGGCGCAAGGCAAAAGCCCAGGCTTGCTGGGCCATTTGTCCCAGCCTGCCGGAAAGAATCCAGGAATTCCTTGTTGATAAGGATCAATTTTATACTCTGACTGTTGGTGAATCTGTCCCCTCCAAGCTTTCAAGGCTTTGTGAAAAAGGTGCTGCACAGCTGACCTTTGAAACAGGCAAAGAGTTTACTTCTGCTCATCGTCGTTTATGGGCTGAATTTACTGGCCGGGTTCCGCTTAAACCCAATGTTCGTGAGCTTTATGCACGAACTGAAGATGTGCTTGCAAAATGTCCCAGCCTAATGCTCCTCAACGCCTGGGACCAGCAGGGCAATCTTTCTGCCTGCCTGCTTCTCGATACTGGCCCTAAAGATTTTGTAAGTTACCTTTTGGGGGCGCATTCCAAAGAATACTATCTTCCTTATGCTTCTGACATGCTTTTTGGAGAAATGATCAAGCTTAGTGCTGAATATAATAAAAAGTATATTCATCTTGGGCTTGGAGTTAATGAGGGAATAACCAGGTTTAAAACCAAGTGGGGAGGCCAGCCTGACCTTTCCTATGAGATGGCAGAATGGACTGAGCCAGCAAATTTTACTGATGATTTAAGCGACATGATGCGCAGCGTGGCCCAGATGCCGCATGTGAGCATGACCAGGGAGCAATTCTGGGATTCACTGCCTCCTCAGCGCCCTTTTACACTTGTCTGGGAACTGGAAAAGGACGGACGAAAATCATGGATTGGCGGAACAGCTCATTTCTTTTGCTATAGCTTTGCTTCTTCGTTAAGCAGACTTTTTGAAAAGGTTGATACTGTAATTTTTGAAGGGCCATTAGACCAGGACAGTCTGGACGGGGTAGCCCAGACAGGAAAGTCCCCTGACCAGGATTCTCCTCGATTAATTAAATTTATGACTCCTGATGAAATAAAAAAACTGGACCGGGTGGTCTGCGGCCCCCGGGGTTTCTGGGCCAGAATGCTGGGCACGGAAGACCCGAACCCTGCTGATGCTGGCTATTATCTCGCAGATACCAGACACTGGTTTGCCTTTTTTTCCCTGTGGACCCATTTTTTGCGCCGCCATGACTGGAAACAGTCAGTTGATCTCGAGGCCTGGCATGTGGCTCACGAAATGGGCAAGGAAGTACTTAGTATGGAAACTATCAAAGAACAGCTTGAAACCTTAGAAAGCATTCCAGTAGAAAGAATTACTGATTTTTTCCGGCAATGCGGGCACTGGAAAAAATATATCAACAAAAATATGAAAGCCTATCTCAAAGGCGACCTGGATGCCATGATGGGAACCAGTGTTGAATTTCCTTCCAGGACAGACACAGTCATTGATCGGAGGGATAAGGTGTTCTTAGAGCGGATGCTTCCACATATCAGAAATGGCAGGTGCGCTGTTTTTGTAGGGTCTGCACACATGTTTAATCTGCAGGGTATGCTGTCGCAGGCTGGATTTAAAGTCACCAAGCTTAAAAAGGTCTGA
- a CDS encoding radical SAM protein: protein MKNKKSKKPGKLRSWWEHKVLYDSKDWMQIEVTSRCNALCSYCPRTVYHKQWKDRSMPMETFKALLPALQKTDLAYLQGWGEPLLHKDFPEMVRLAKEAGCTVGVTTNGILLRESLLEKLIESGLDILAFSLAGTTAATNDPVRAGAPFEKVMEKLDLAKRIKEKGEHTRPVVHIAYMLLRSGLDDLEKLPELMHSKGVDQAVVSVLDFEPGVELSSEVLSPENENEIRELESIFSRLKEQAKEKGQTIHTPVFSSSVQDGLVCSENVEHALFVSAQGDVSPCVYANVPVDKADFARQGQPEPYSRNVFGNINNELLPVIWRCKGYTSFREGLKLGRPARICQNCPKRRS, encoded by the coding sequence ATGAAAAATAAAAAATCCAAAAAACCGGGCAAACTCCGTTCGTGGTGGGAGCATAAAGTGCTGTATGATTCCAAGGACTGGATGCAGATCGAGGTGACATCGCGGTGCAACGCATTATGCTCTTATTGTCCGCGAACTGTATATCATAAACAATGGAAAGACCGCTCCATGCCAATGGAAACTTTTAAGGCGCTGCTGCCTGCTCTTCAAAAGACTGACTTAGCCTATCTTCAGGGTTGGGGTGAACCGCTTTTACATAAGGATTTCCCTGAAATGGTCAGACTGGCTAAGGAAGCCGGTTGTACAGTGGGAGTTACAACTAATGGCATCCTCCTCAGAGAGAGCTTGTTAGAAAAGCTGATTGAATCAGGTCTTGATATTCTTGCCTTCTCTCTCGCAGGAACTACAGCCGCAACTAATGATCCGGTTAGAGCTGGAGCTCCGTTTGAAAAGGTCATGGAAAAACTTGATCTCGCTAAGCGGATTAAGGAAAAAGGAGAACACACAAGGCCAGTTGTGCATATTGCTTACATGCTGTTGCGCTCTGGCCTGGATGATCTGGAAAAACTGCCGGAACTAATGCATTCCAAAGGCGTTGACCAGGCAGTAGTCAGCGTGCTGGATTTTGAGCCTGGAGTAGAATTGTCATCCGAAGTTCTATCCCCAGAAAACGAAAATGAAATCAGAGAGTTGGAGTCCATATTCAGCAGACTGAAGGAGCAGGCAAAAGAAAAGGGACAGACCATTCATACTCCGGTTTTTTCATCCTCAGTCCAGGACGGACTTGTCTGCTCGGAAAACGTTGAACACGCCCTTTTCGTATCTGCCCAAGGAGATGTCTCACCCTGCGTTTACGCCAATGTCCCCGTGGACAAAGCTGATTTTGCACGCCAGGGTCAACCTGAGCCCTACTCCAGAAACGTATTTGGAAATATCAACAATGAGCTTCTTCCGGTTATCTGGAGGTGCAAGGGTTACACAAGTTTTCGCGAAGGACTGAAGCTGGGAAGACCGGCTAGGATCTGTCAGAACTGTCCCAAAAGAAGGAGTTAG
- a CDS encoding ATP-binding protein, whose translation MLHLPVGINTFSSIRTGGYVYVDKTEHVHRLVLKQGRYFLSRPRRFGKSLFLDTLKELFEGNEKLFQGLYIHDKWDWDAVHPVIKLDFGEGRLRGMDSLQEKIDELLIVNQQRLGVELQFKSNSGRFAELIRLTHEQTGRRAVVLIDEYDKPILDNLEHPDTAREMREELQDLYSALKPQDGHIQCIFMTGVSKFSKVSLFSDLNNLEDLTIDSRFATICGYTQQELETCFADHLSDVDLEHFRQWYNGYQWLGEPVYNPFDVLLFLQKGKAYRNYWFETGSPSFLIRLFQQKRYFLPNLEGIEVGEEILNSFDVDTLTPETLLFQAGYLTIAENLERYGEQRYVLRVPNREVRLALNNSLISGYTQLAAEKFYIKDHVRQALLDADLPALRDIIHRLFAAIPYRNFTNTDLLDCEGWYASVLYAFFASLDARIIPEDVTNKGQADLTVILENRIFVMEIKLVQAAEIKGNPALEQIRVKGYSEKYKGRAGMSLHELGMIFSKAERNLIALDGREVQGTGEAG comes from the coding sequence ATGTTACACCTGCCCGTGGGCATAAATACCTTCTCCTCCATCCGCACAGGCGGTTACGTCTATGTGGACAAGACCGAACACGTCCATCGTTTGGTCCTCAAACAGGGCCGCTACTTTCTTTCCCGCCCCCGGCGCTTCGGCAAGAGCCTTTTCCTGGACACGCTCAAGGAACTGTTCGAGGGCAACGAAAAACTTTTTCAAGGACTGTACATCCACGACAAATGGGACTGGGACGCAGTTCACCCGGTAATCAAGCTTGATTTTGGAGAAGGCCGGCTGCGGGGCATGGACTCACTTCAGGAAAAAATCGACGAGCTCTTGATTGTTAATCAGCAGCGCCTTGGCGTAGAGCTGCAGTTTAAGAGCAATTCCGGCCGCTTTGCCGAACTGATCCGCCTGACCCATGAGCAAACCGGCAGGCGGGCCGTGGTGCTCATCGACGAGTACGACAAGCCCATTCTGGACAATCTGGAGCATCCGGACACGGCCCGGGAGATGCGCGAAGAATTGCAGGATCTGTATTCTGCGCTCAAGCCCCAGGATGGGCACATCCAGTGCATCTTCATGACCGGGGTGAGCAAGTTTTCCAAGGTCAGCCTGTTCAGCGACTTGAACAACCTGGAAGATCTGACCATTGACTCCCGCTTCGCCACCATCTGCGGTTACACCCAGCAGGAGCTGGAGACCTGCTTTGCCGATCACTTGTCAGATGTGGATCTTGAACACTTCCGCCAGTGGTACAACGGCTATCAATGGCTGGGCGAGCCGGTCTACAATCCCTTTGACGTGCTGTTGTTTCTGCAGAAGGGCAAGGCCTATCGCAACTACTGGTTCGAGACCGGCAGCCCAAGCTTTCTAATCAGGCTGTTCCAGCAAAAGCGCTACTTTCTGCCGAATCTGGAAGGCATCGAGGTAGGCGAGGAGATCCTTAATTCCTTTGACGTGGACACCCTGACCCCGGAAACCCTGCTCTTCCAGGCCGGGTATCTGACCATCGCGGAGAACCTGGAACGATATGGGGAGCAGCGATACGTGCTCCGCGTGCCCAACAGGGAAGTACGTCTGGCTCTGAACAATTCCCTGATCAGCGGATATACCCAGTTGGCCGCAGAAAAATTCTACATCAAGGATCATGTCCGCCAGGCTCTGCTCGACGCAGACCTTCCTGCCCTTCGTGACATCATCCACCGCCTTTTCGCGGCGATTCCTTACCGCAACTTTACCAACACGGACCTGTTGGACTGCGAGGGCTGGTATGCATCGGTGCTGTATGCCTTTTTCGCCTCACTGGATGCGCGGATCATCCCTGAGGATGTAACCAACAAGGGCCAGGCCGATCTGACCGTTATCCTGGAGAACAGGATCTTTGTGATGGAGATCAAGCTGGTCCAGGCCGCGGAAATCAAAGGCAATCCGGCCCTGGAGCAGATCCGGGTCAAGGGCTACAGCGAGAAGTACAAGGGCCGGGCCGGGATGTCCTTGCACGAGTTGGGGATGATTTTCAGCAAGGCCGAACGTAACCTGATCGCGCTGGATGGGCGGGAAGTACAAGGAACCGGGGAGGCTGGTTGA